The DNA window gaaggtgccacagaggctaaaaggtaagttctttaggacggcgattcgcccagcgatgctatacggtgctgaatgttggcctacaaaaaggcgacatgtccagcaattgagtgtagcagagatgcgtatgctgcgttggttctgcgggcatacaagaagagatagagtccggaacgaagagattcgagatagggtcggggtggcacctatcgatgagaagttgattcaacatcggttgagatggtttggatatatacaacggaggcctcccgaggcgccggtgcgtagtggagttttaaaacGGGGCGATAAtataaagagaggtagaggtagatctagactaacttgggacgagacggttaagagagaccttaaggagtggaatatcgctaaggaattagttATGGATAgaagcgcttggagattagcaattaacgtaacTGAACcatgacctttgttactttttgtttaacccctaactctttcTTTGGCTTGTGCCTTTTTTGTGTtttttattcttgttttctgtgggtttcatctctagcctaccccaacttgcttgggataAAAGgttaagttgttgttgttgttgtttgtaGTGTCTGCCCAAGCTTATGCACATTGGGCAGGCTGTTTGTATATATTATCAAGCCTGCTTGCACATAATAAGAGGTGATTTGATTTTCAGGTGGCACCGGAATCAACTTGACACCACCTCCTGCAACAATTATGAGGTCTGCTATTTTATCTGTGACTATTCCCGATTTTTCCTCCCATTTTCTTTTGAAAATGGTAGAATTTCCTCATTCGTTCACAGGTATCAGTAGTTTTTTGTGATTCATCTCCGCATCATGCCTTAACATTGTTGTATCTTTTGGCCTTGTGCAGCGATGATGCTCTGCAAAGGTGCAAAAGGAGTATCGAGATCATGGCGAACTCTCTAGGTTTGGAAGGCTTTTCGCGCATTGATGCATTTGTTAACGTGCGAAGCGGGGAGGTATGAACGTGGAATGATGTGAGAAAGTGAAGGCATTCATATTCGTTGTGACACTGGTGGGATAGTGAACTATTTTTCCCATGCATGTTTTGTGCTGCAGGTGCTGCTGATAGAAGTGAATACCGTACCTGGAATGACTCCATCCACCGTGCTGATTCACCAAGTAAGCCGACAGCCATTATTGTTCTTGTTGTGGCAGAAGTAACGTTATGATAGATAATAATGTGACAACTAATATAATATAATGTTGCCCGCAGGCACTCGCAGAGGAACCACCCGTGTACCCCCACAAGTTTTTCCGTACTCTTCTGGATTTGGCGTTTGAAAGGACAAAATAATAATAGTTTTTCCTTCCAGGAGTATGTAGTTCCGTTCCCGTGCGGATATGGTCATTTTACATCGATTTGATTGTGTTACTAGCAACAATTTGAGGTACTGTTTGGTTATTATTGAAGCACTTGGTTACCTTGATTTCAAGTCACTAGCTAGGGTGCAGTGTAATGGACTTCTTCAGTGTTTTTTTTATACGTGTTCTTCGGTGGTTAAACATGCGTTAGAAAGATACGGGGAATGTTATTTATAGTACGTGCGACTAGCCGCTGTATCGTCGCACATGTTGTTATATTGTTatagaataaaataaaatatttcaaaataagataaaaatattttggaACCTTGCTGTCCCTAgccttttattctatttcagaatattttattttattttggaATATTGTTATCTCCAGCGGATGGATAGGTGTGATAATACGGCGGTCCATAGGTAACATGTTCCGAAAGATACAGGCCACGCAAACGCGGCGGGGCTACCAGCCAGGTACGTACATGCCGGCCGTCCACGCGAAGGCCGGGTCAGTCAGCAGATCTTCTGCTGACCGTCACTGTACTAATTATTACTTACTTGGTTGTCATACATAGTCCACCAATTAATCAATCACAGAGTACTACTGGTTAGATCAGTTTGATAAGGACTTTTACCTAATCACAGAGGGAGTAGGGGCGTGCGTGCCCATCTGTTCGTCTGAAAAGAATATTTATGGTGGATTACTTTTTGCTCGATCGATCGGCAGATTAATTAATTATGCAGGCCGTGCCAGATTAATTAATGTACGCGTAGAGTAAATCCAGCTCTTCATCTACAGGAGTATATAAACAGAGCCTAGCTAGTAACTATACCAACATCCATCGATATATCATCTATAAGAGTAATAAATAAAGTTTTCTATTCCTTGCTTGCGCTGTGCGtgttggttggttggttggttggttggttgtTGACTTGTTGTGCTTATCGATCGAGATGTATAGGCAGGTAGACGTACATTTCGCTCGATCTGCTGATGACGGATGCATGCTTTGGTTTCTTCTCTCAACCCTAAACCATACATGTATTGCTTCTGTTGTCGGTAGCCGGCCGAAATATCTATATAAAGCAGGAAGGCACATAGCGCATGCATCCTCCATCACTAGCACCTAATTAGTAAAGGAATATATGCAAACGCTCATTTTGATCCttagctatatatatatatatatatatatatcttattTATTTCAACGTCATCATATATATTCTTTTCTTTCCACCTGATCCTCTGTAACCAAGTCCCAAACATATACATATGAACTATCAACAGCGGCAAGTGATATGCTGACGTGGGAGTATCAGGAACCTGCTGGAATAATATGTGTGGTCCATGCAGTCTGCAGAGCGATTGAAGCTTCTTGGCAGCTTCGTCTTCCTTCCTGCGTGCCGggggatcttcttcttcgatccatcagTAGCAATCAGTCCAGTCCAGTCCAGGTGGACGCCATGCCCATGCTGCTCAGCTCAATCAAATCAAATGGAAATAAACCTCTCCTCTGGTGTCCTGCCTGCCCCGAGTGGCACTCCCCTAGTTGAGTACCATGCTCCAGTCCAACAAACAATCAGCACCACCAGTCAGTCAGTCTACCAGCAGCAGCTTCAGCGCTACAATTGTTGCTGCTGTTGGCTTCTGGATGGTCACAGGTCAGCGCAGGTACACACCACCAAAGCGCACGCCCCCACCTGGCCACGGGCCATGGccgcctcctgctgctgctgctgcttctcctTCCGGTCCGGAGCACAACAAAGAAAGAAACAAAGCAAAAGATCGATCCCATTCCTCAGCTACCTACCAAACAGAGACGATCGACGCCCATGCACAGAtcgatagatagatagatagatgtTACGAGTTGTACAGATCGAGGAGCTCATAATAGTCAACAGATAGATAGATTGTTAGAAATTACTGTGCAGTATTTGAAGATCCTAGCTTCCTCCGTTCTTGCAAGGGCCTGCCTGCCGCTTGATCCGACAAAAGTAAGCAACCTAGCTAGATTTGCTTGACGAGGGTGACAAAGTATTATACTTTAATTTACTTTACGTTACTTTCAAATATAAAAAAAGACATACATATCACTTGACGTGTCCTTTCAAAGCTTATTGGATGCAGTATATATATTGGACGTGATTGGAGTACACGTCAAAAGAGAACGGAGCATAATATATATAATATAACATTGGGTCTTAGCTTTTTTTTTTCTAGCCGTTTGTTTCAGTCGTCGCATCTTGTTCGATCTTGAGTGCAACTTAGATACTTGCAGCACACGCACACTCATTTCTCCAGACGTACGTACGTAAGTAAATTCTACCCCTGTAAGCGTCTTCGAAGATCGAGTCGGTAAATCCTTGAGATTGATGAAGTCACCATATACGTCTCGCTGTCAACAGATTGATGAAGTCACCACATGCGTCTCGCTGTCAACAGGAACATCGCTTACCACTAGAGGCGCAGCGTCATTAAATTCTAAAAAATTTGCTCCCACGAAGAGTCGAATCTAGAACTTTATAGTGCTACCACCGATGCTCTTGTAACCACTAGGCCGCGTGCTATGCCCTTTCGCTGTTTGATCTTTTTTCTAGTCGGCCGAGCTTGCTTTCTCTTATGCATTCATCTGGAGTGGAGGatccgaggaggaggaagaaaacgTGGCAAATTGAGGAGCACAAGGAAGGAAATGGAGATGGATGACCCCAAGGTGCAAGGGCGCTGTTCAGATGATGAGCTAGCGAGGAAAGAAAATTGTGAGGGTCtcttcgtttcctaccctctaaattttagacccatcatatcaaagagaatcttgtcatttagaagtattaaataaagtctaattacaaaaattTTTGCACAgttgggtgctaattcgcgagataaatttaatgagtctaattaatccataatttgccacagtgatgctacaataatcatccgctaatcatggactaatatacctcattagattcgtctcgcgaattagttctagggttctgcaattagttttgtaattagactttatttaatatttctaaatgataaattttattttgatGTGACTCCTCTAACTTTAGTCCCGTAAAACACCTGAGTGGAAATTATTGCGCTGTTTGTTGTGAAACACGCGCGCGCGCTAGTCAGCTGGGTGGGTGGGACGAGGTCGGTGCCCACAGGATATATGGACAGGCGTCCGAGCTGGCATCCCAGCCGTGTCCGTTTCCTTCCTTGCTCTGggctcgctctctctctctctctccttagCTTGTAGTAGGAGTATGTAGCCATCTTATCTATAAAGGCAATATATCAGGTGCAAACCAGACTGTCCGTGCAAAcccgtgcaaaccaactaacaaaagtcgcaaaaaattctcaaaaaaattatgtatatacttcatagactactctaccactgtataaaatttcaagttcaaattcatcatatgttaagagatactaaaaagagaaaattctgagagataaataaaagagaaaactcttaaaactttctcttttttgtatctcttaacatatgatgaatttgaacttgaaattttatacagtGGTAAGGAAGGCTAcgaagtatatatataatttttttaagaATTTTTTGCGACTTTTGTTAGTTAGTTTGCATGGGTTTGCACGGACAGTCTGGTTTGCACCTGATATGTTGCCATCTATAAAAGGGCCCGCCTTGGGTGGCCTCCAACCTCCTCCTCCCCAATTAATCCCATCGATCGATTGGATTCCCCAACACGCAAGGATCCTCGGAGGAGCTGGAGCTGGCGGAGTCTACTAAGCTGGAGGAGgagccgccgctcggccgcctcgGCGCCGacccaccagcagcagcagcagggacCGAGACCGAGACCGAGACCGAGGAGCAGCGCAACAAGTTCCTGGTGCTCCGGCTGTACGAGGCGCTCAACGGCCGCGACCACGCCGCCGTGCAGGCCCTCCTCGCCCCCGACCTGGAGTGGTGGTTCCATGGCCCGCCCAAGCACCAGCACCACATGATGCGCGTGCTCACCGGAGGAGGATCCAACAACAGCTTCAGCTTCGTGCCGCGCTCCGTGGACGCCTTCGGATCCACCGTCATCGCCGAAGGGCCTCCCGCCGACCAGAGGAGGGTCGCCGCCGGTGTGTACTGGGTGCACGCCTGGACCGTGGGCCCGGATGGGGTGATCACCCAGCTGCGAGAGTACTTCAACACCGACCTCACCGTcacccgcctcgccgccagcaAGTGCATCTGGCAGAGCCGCCGACCCGACAGGGCAACAAACTCGCTCCCGGGCCTCGTCCTCGCACTCTGAAACACAACCAACCCTTTGCCTGCTTGCTTCTGAATCCATCGCGTCCGCATCATCATCGGATTGGATGGGCTGAAGGACAGGCCAAGTCATCATACAGTAATTACCTCGTACTGTTTATTACTACGTGTTTCAGGGTCATCTATCGTCGTCTCTAGTACTATACTGGCGTGCTTGGAGCTAGCTAGTGTCAATAATGAAGATGGATAATCGCCTGCCACCATCAGCTAGATCCATGGATGAAAATGATGCATCATCATTCTCTCCTCTGTATTCCTTACTACTACTATTGTTGTgcttcgtcatcatcatcagtAATAATAAAAACAGTACTGGTATTGTGTTCAATTTTATTCGTCACCAGTATGGATCAAATCCAATAATGCGAACTCTGATGCCTGCTGCATATAGAGCATGCTAATGCTATAAAACAGAAACACAACTGGAGGAGGGTACCTTAAGCTTGCAATTAATTAAGCAAAGGTCGGTATATGCATGCCTTGCCATGCGGAAAAGTCATCACAATATAAAATCCTCTCCTTATTTGCCTGCATGCTGCTATATACTGCTTTTACTACATGATCGATCaacctttttttttgtttttgcgAGGAATTAATACTCAATGATCAACTTGCCGTAATATTCGGCGGAAAGCAAACCAAAGTTCATTCAGCCACGGCTGGCAGCATACTATGTAGTAGTATGTTTGCAGTTTAATTCTAAAAGACAAGGCATAAAGATGACAAAAGTTAGGgccagtttggtagagctccaactgatcctgattctctgatagaagtgattctgtggctgaaggtgattctctttgattctctagcataaacttttaaaatcaggatggagaatcacttcacagaatcaggagaagctacttttttcagctcccagcctcttagttcatttcagagaatcactctacagaatcagcagagaatcacttctctctgaaaaactgtttggcagagctcttgcTGGATTCAGCAAAGAATCACCTCTaggagctctgccaaactggCCCTTAGTTGACGGCAGCCAGCAAAATCTTGGTCTTAATTTAGCAATAACGTCTTGCTATTAGCAGCAGCAGGCCGATTCATTGGCAACTAGCGGGATCCGACTACTAGCACATGCACAGCATCTTTGATTCCTCGAATTGAATCTAATGCTTATGCTCTGCTGACTGCTGGGcacaagaaaaaaaaggaagaaagcCATCGATCTCATCTGCTTTATTTTCTGATCGATGATGATGACCTGATCGACTAGGGACTGCAAGCATCCTGGCTTGCTTGTAAACCTCCAAAGAAATCAAAGCTCTTGGTTTTTCAAACTGGTAAAGGAAAGGAGAGCAAGCAAGCACAGGCTGCACTCTATTTTATTTATTATTTGTCAAAGACGATTTTGGATGAAGATGGAATGGAAGATGGGAAGAAATAAAAGAAACAGCGAAATGCATGAGAGCTGCTTGGGATTTTTCATCCATGCCATGCCATGCTGCAGTGAATAATCAACGGCCAGCTAGCTAGCTTAAATGTTTCTTTCTTGCTTTGTTTGttcgtttctttctttcttgcgTGGTAGACAGACAGGACAGGAACGTACGTCATCATATCCTGGggaagccgagccgagcctccCAAATAAACAAGGGAAGCATCCATCAGTAATTTCACCTTTGCTGATTtttgcctgcctgcctgcctgtgtATCTGAAAGACCACAATcagaatttttattttttattttcagaAACAGATACTATTCAGATAGccagcagagagagagagagagagaggctccTGGGCTGGCTCTTCGACAAGGCCCAGCCCATGCTGTCCCTGCTCGTCTCATGCCCCCGCGTGCAGCCCAGTAGTATAGTGGATCGGCACGGCCCAACAGATACTCCGTTAGTCCGTTAGTGCGCAATAGTACGCACGTACATACTCATACTCGCTGCTAAAATTTCTTGCTTGCGCGGCtgcaggcagagcagagcagcagcaATGCCTCGCCCAAGCTGCAGATGCTGCTGCTCCGACGACACCGAGGCCGTCCTGGAGGGCACTACTGCCATGGCCGGCCTCGTCGCCATCCTCCGACAGCTCGGAGACCTCGCAGAGTATGGACCTGCctctgccggccggccggccttgtATCCGCCGCTGCAACTTGCAttgagctagctagctagctgcataTATGCTGGCCTCTCAGCTCGACTGCCTGCAGGCTTGCCGCGGAGGTGTTGGACGGCCTGCAAGACCAAGCGATGGCCAACCTCCACCAACACCAAGACGGAGGCGGTCTAAAAACCCATGGACCATAATCAGTTTCATTACTATTCATTGCAACTACGTACTATAATTTATTTCTTTTCAGAGTAGCGATATTCACCCTAAGCCGCCTCCGGACTGAAGACTGCAGGCAGGTCTTAATTAGTTTCTTTTTCCAAACCAGACCTAGCTTCTCTTCTGCTTAACCAAATTAAATCCTCT is part of the Panicum hallii strain FIL2 chromosome 2, PHallii_v3.1, whole genome shotgun sequence genome and encodes:
- the LOC112881370 gene encoding uncharacterized protein LOC112881370; its protein translation is SHRSIGFPNTQGSSEELELAESTKLEEEPPLGRLGADPPAAAAGTETETETEEQRNKFLVLRLYEALNGRDHAAVQALLAPDLEWWFHGPPKHQHHMMRVLTGGGSNNSFSFVPRSVDAFGSTVIAEGPPADQRRVAAGVYWVHAWTVGPDGVITQLREYFNTDLTVTRLAASKCIWQSRRPDRATNSLPGLVLAL